From Vreelandella neptunia, the proteins below share one genomic window:
- a CDS encoding DUF481 domain-containing protein: MPKPRRDVVAIVRWILLLACWPLWLTAAYAYPFYAPPPPQEDAPVFSGDAELGFTRLSGNTNSQTLIGKTRLTWLTGNFTYSLRGEVRNVTKDNETSAEQYLVAGRERYELDGPHYLFGFARWEKDRFAGYDQQLSAIGGYGRQILENGTHTLSLEAGPGYRHDRLREYDDERLMVTYTALDYRWWFSDYADIQQEMSVEYTDKNITSRSLTALTARLNSKLSLRLSHEIKHNSQPPDETNVRTDTTTSASLLYRW, translated from the coding sequence ATGCCGAAACCAAGGAGGGATGTAGTGGCAATCGTTAGATGGATACTCTTGCTGGCCTGCTGGCCTCTATGGCTAACCGCGGCTTATGCCTACCCGTTCTACGCCCCACCGCCTCCCCAGGAAGATGCCCCCGTATTCAGCGGCGATGCTGAGTTGGGCTTCACCCGCCTTTCAGGCAACACCAACAGCCAAACGTTGATTGGCAAAACGCGGCTGACGTGGCTTACCGGAAACTTCACCTACTCGCTACGAGGTGAAGTGAGAAACGTTACCAAGGATAATGAAACCAGCGCCGAGCAGTACCTAGTCGCCGGACGCGAACGCTATGAGCTGGATGGCCCCCACTACCTGTTTGGCTTTGCCCGCTGGGAAAAGGATCGCTTTGCCGGTTACGATCAGCAGCTCTCCGCGATTGGTGGCTACGGGCGCCAAATTCTGGAGAACGGCACCCATACGTTGTCGCTGGAAGCGGGCCCGGGTTATCGTCATGACCGGCTGCGCGAGTACGATGATGAACGCTTAATGGTGACTTACACCGCGCTGGACTATCGCTGGTGGTTCTCGGACTACGCTGATATTCAGCAGGAAATGTCGGTGGAGTATACCGATAAAAACATCACCTCTCGGTCGCTGACAGCGCTTACAGCGAGGCTTAACTCAAAGTTATCGCTGCGCTTATCGCACGAAATCAAGCACAACTCACAGCCACCTGATGAAACCAACGTACGCACAGATACGACCACCAGTGCGTCTTTGCTCTACCGTTGGTAA
- a CDS encoding ABC transporter permease: MAQNPPLIERLAPWIAVVALVIIWEVTVRVFDVPSFIFPSALETAQALVTYSGPIAMHSWQTFWTTLIGFGLGVAVGLVLGFIIGSSRFLYNACYPLLVGFNAIPKVAFVPILVVWFGIGSVPAILTAFLICFFPIVVNVATGLATLEPEMEDVLRVLGARRMDVLLKVGLPRSLPYFFASLKVAITLAFVGTVVSETVASNQGIGYLMMSAGSQMRMGLVFAGLLVISAMAMVMYELFAQLEKRMTGWAHRGQNR, from the coding sequence ATGGCACAGAATCCCCCGTTAATTGAACGACTGGCGCCGTGGATAGCGGTGGTGGCGCTGGTCATCATCTGGGAAGTCACGGTGCGGGTGTTTGACGTGCCCAGCTTTATCTTCCCAAGTGCCTTGGAAACTGCCCAGGCGCTGGTAACTTATTCCGGGCCTATCGCCATGCACTCCTGGCAAACCTTCTGGACAACGCTGATTGGCTTTGGTCTGGGCGTTGCCGTTGGGCTGGTGTTGGGGTTTATTATCGGCTCTTCACGCTTTCTGTATAACGCCTGCTACCCGCTGCTGGTGGGCTTTAACGCGATTCCCAAAGTGGCTTTTGTGCCCATTCTGGTCGTCTGGTTTGGGATTGGTTCGGTGCCGGCGATACTCACCGCCTTTTTAATCTGTTTCTTCCCCATCGTGGTGAACGTGGCTACCGGTTTAGCCACGCTGGAGCCCGAGATGGAAGACGTGCTGCGGGTACTGGGCGCGCGGCGTATGGACGTGCTGCTGAAAGTAGGTCTGCCGCGCTCGCTGCCGTATTTCTTTGCCTCACTGAAAGTCGCTATCACGTTGGCATTCGTGGGTACGGTGGTGTCAGAAACCGTCGCCTCCAATCAGGGCATTGGCTACCTAATGATGAGCGCCGGTTCACAAATGCGCATGGGGCTGGTCTTTGCCGGGCTGCTGGTGATCAGCGCCATGGCGATGGTGATGTACGAGCTATTTGCGCAGTTGGAAAAACGCATGACCGGGTGGGCACACCGAGGGCAGAATCGTTAA
- a CDS encoding ABC transporter ATP-binding protein — protein MSAAFVTFDDVSLAYDKSGNAIEDINLSIHEGEFVAFVGPSGCGKSTFMKLCTGLHAPTTGAVRVDGEPVTGPLKISGMAFQNANLLPWRTTLDNVLLPLEIVKPYRQQFRKRREEFVGWARKLLKTVGLEGYEDQYPWQLSGGMQQRASICRALIHQPRLLMLDEPFGALDAFTREELWCVLRDLWEAQRFTVVLVTHDLREAAFLADTVYIMSRRPGRVIERRQIELPRPRALETTYQKPFIDLVQELRAQIGEVRST, from the coding sequence ATGTCGGCAGCGTTCGTCACCTTCGATGACGTTAGCCTGGCCTACGATAAGTCGGGCAACGCCATTGAAGACATCAACCTGAGTATCCACGAAGGCGAGTTCGTCGCATTCGTGGGCCCCTCCGGCTGCGGTAAATCGACCTTTATGAAGCTCTGCACCGGTCTGCATGCGCCTACCACTGGTGCCGTGCGAGTGGATGGAGAGCCGGTTACAGGCCCACTGAAGATCTCCGGCATGGCGTTTCAAAATGCCAACCTGCTGCCCTGGCGCACCACCTTGGATAACGTCTTGCTGCCGCTGGAGATCGTCAAACCTTACCGCCAACAGTTTCGTAAGCGGCGCGAAGAGTTTGTCGGCTGGGCACGCAAGCTGCTCAAGACTGTAGGGCTTGAAGGCTACGAAGATCAGTACCCGTGGCAGCTTTCTGGTGGTATGCAGCAGCGGGCGTCGATCTGCCGGGCGCTGATTCACCAGCCGCGTTTACTAATGCTGGATGAACCCTTCGGTGCGCTGGATGCCTTTACCCGCGAAGAGCTGTGGTGCGTGCTGCGTGACCTGTGGGAGGCACAGCGTTTTACGGTAGTGCTGGTGACCCACGACCTACGCGAGGCGGCGTTTCTGGCCGATACCGTCTACATCATGAGCCGCCGCCCTGGCCGAGTGATTGAGCGCCGTCAAATAGAGCTGCCGCGACCCCGAGCACTGGAAACCACCTACCAAAAACCCTTTATTGATCTGGTTCAGGAGCTGCGGGCTCAAATTGGCGAAGTGCGCAGCACTTGA
- a CDS encoding ABC transporter substrate-binding protein, protein MMTSTSKRRFSPARLLTGCATALVLFPAVSHANDTQIRFQLDWRFEGPSAPFLMAAEKGYFADEGLDVQIDSGSGSAGAINRVASGAYEMGFGDLNALVEFLAENPDGPGIQGVYIVYDGTPAAVFARKESGIESPADLAGKTIAAPAFDTGYRAWGVFAAANDLEADAVEWQNVDPTLRETLLTRGDVDAITGFYFTSLLNLEERGMSEEELTIMPFPEYGVPLYGNAIIASEAFAEANPDAVQGFLRAFNRALGETIADPDGAIEYVKNRDGLIDVEMETRRLKLALESVVDTPDAREHGVGGVDEARLAQAIQLVADAYDLPAVPSPEQVFNSSYLPTQEERRLFSAEGE, encoded by the coding sequence ATGATGACCTCCACTTCGAAACGCCGTTTTTCTCCTGCGCGCCTGCTGACTGGCTGCGCGACAGCGTTGGTTTTATTTCCGGCTGTTAGCCATGCCAACGACACCCAAATACGTTTTCAGCTGGATTGGCGCTTTGAGGGCCCCTCCGCGCCGTTTTTAATGGCTGCTGAGAAAGGCTACTTCGCTGATGAAGGGCTGGACGTTCAGATCGATTCCGGCAGCGGCTCGGCGGGGGCGATTAACCGCGTGGCGTCTGGGGCCTACGAAATGGGCTTTGGCGATCTGAATGCGCTGGTCGAGTTTCTCGCTGAAAATCCCGATGGCCCTGGTATTCAGGGCGTCTATATCGTCTACGACGGCACACCCGCTGCAGTGTTTGCGCGTAAAGAGAGCGGTATAGAGAGCCCGGCTGACTTAGCCGGTAAAACCATCGCCGCCCCCGCCTTTGACACCGGTTACCGCGCCTGGGGCGTGTTTGCCGCCGCTAATGATCTGGAAGCCGACGCAGTTGAGTGGCAGAACGTCGACCCCACGCTGCGTGAAACGCTGCTCACCCGGGGCGATGTGGATGCCATCACCGGTTTTTACTTTACCAGCCTGCTCAACCTTGAAGAGCGGGGGATGAGTGAAGAGGAACTCACCATCATGCCGTTCCCCGAATACGGCGTGCCGCTTTATGGTAATGCGATCATCGCCAGTGAGGCCTTTGCAGAGGCTAATCCCGACGCCGTGCAGGGCTTTCTACGCGCCTTCAACCGCGCCTTGGGGGAGACCATTGCGGATCCTGATGGCGCCATTGAGTACGTCAAAAATCGCGATGGCCTGATTGATGTAGAGATGGAAACCCGGCGCCTGAAGCTTGCCTTGGAGAGCGTCGTCGATACCCCCGATGCCCGGGAGCACGGCGTGGGTGGTGTGGATGAAGCGCGTTTGGCTCAGGCCATTCAACTGGTCGCCGACGCCTATGACCTGCCCGCCGTGCCTTCGCCAGAGCAGGTGTTTAACTCAAGCTACTTACCTACTCAGGAAGAGCGCAGGCTGTTTTCGGCAGAGGGCGAATAA
- a CDS encoding BCCT family transporter, producing the protein MPQPSPNVEGSQRFSLGDPIVLIFSIGFIVAFLALSLYDLTLVADSISAGFAWTALVLGSYFQLLLLLTFFIAIGLAMTPAAKAKIGNLDAPEMSTFKWLSIILCTLLAGGGVFFAAGEPVYHFVVTPPAFESEAGTAEAVSGALGQSFMHWGFMAWAVLGSLTAVVLAHAHYVKGQPLQPRTLLYPVLGERLMRGPLGGIVDACCVIALVAGTVGPIGFLATQVSFGLHELFGLPEGYPGQLIILAVLGSIYVLSSMSGVHKGIQLLSRFNVLLALAIGAVIIVFGPTLFLVNSYVSGMGAYISEFFTMATMTAETAPAWWMQWWTVFFFAWFIGYAPLMAIFVARISRGRSIREMIIAVAILAPIATTVWFTLLGGSGIYYQLTGVIDLTEALNNFQFDVATLTVAQALPGGTWMALAILMLTTIFVATTGDSMSYAIAVVGAGHDNPSPVMRAFWGIAMALMAAVLLYMGAGQIGALQQFIVITAIPVSLILMPSLWNGPQAAYAMAREQGIID; encoded by the coding sequence ATGCCCCAGCCTAGCCCCAACGTAGAGGGCTCCCAAAGGTTTTCGCTCGGCGATCCAATTGTGCTGATATTCAGTATTGGCTTCATCGTCGCCTTTCTCGCTTTGTCGCTTTACGACCTAACGCTAGTCGCTGACAGTATCAGCGCGGGTTTCGCCTGGACCGCGTTAGTATTAGGAAGCTACTTTCAACTGCTACTCCTATTGACCTTCTTCATCGCCATCGGCTTGGCTATGACACCCGCCGCTAAAGCGAAAATCGGCAATCTCGATGCACCAGAAATGAGCACGTTTAAGTGGCTTTCGATTATTCTGTGTACTCTGCTGGCAGGCGGCGGGGTGTTCTTTGCAGCTGGCGAGCCGGTATACCACTTTGTGGTAACACCTCCCGCCTTTGAGAGCGAAGCAGGCACGGCTGAGGCCGTTTCCGGCGCCCTGGGACAGTCCTTTATGCACTGGGGCTTTATGGCTTGGGCAGTACTAGGATCGTTAACGGCAGTGGTTCTCGCCCACGCCCATTACGTGAAGGGGCAACCTCTTCAGCCGCGTACCCTGCTCTACCCAGTACTAGGGGAGCGCCTAATGCGCGGCCCACTTGGTGGCATTGTCGATGCCTGCTGCGTGATTGCTTTAGTTGCGGGCACCGTGGGCCCGATTGGCTTTCTGGCTACCCAGGTCAGCTTCGGCCTGCACGAACTGTTTGGCTTACCAGAAGGTTATCCCGGTCAGTTGATCATTCTTGCCGTGCTCGGCAGCATCTATGTGCTCTCTTCCATGAGCGGTGTCCACAAAGGTATTCAACTGCTTAGCCGCTTTAATGTACTACTGGCGCTAGCCATTGGTGCGGTCATTATTGTCTTTGGCCCGACGCTGTTTTTAGTCAATAGCTACGTTTCAGGTATGGGCGCGTATATCAGCGAATTCTTTACCATGGCCACAATGACCGCAGAGACCGCTCCGGCATGGTGGATGCAGTGGTGGACAGTATTTTTCTTTGCTTGGTTTATTGGCTACGCGCCACTGATGGCTATTTTTGTGGCACGTATTTCCCGCGGTCGCAGCATCCGCGAAATGATCATCGCGGTAGCGATCCTGGCGCCGATTGCCACCACCGTTTGGTTTACCCTGCTCGGCGGCTCAGGTATCTATTATCAGCTCACCGGCGTGATTGACCTGACCGAAGCGCTCAACAACTTCCAGTTTGATGTAGCTACCTTAACCGTTGCCCAGGCACTGCCCGGCGGTACCTGGATGGCACTGGCGATCCTGATGCTGACCACCATTTTCGTTGCCACCACCGGAGACTCGATGAGCTACGCCATTGCGGTAGTAGGCGCGGGCCATGATAACCCCAGCCCGGTCATGCGGGCGTTTTGGGGAATCGCCATGGCGCTGATGGCTGCGGTACTGCTGTATATGGGCGCAGGTCAAATTGGCGCGCTACAGCAGTTCATTGTGATTACTGCGATTCCGGTCTCGTTGATACTAATGCCGTCACTCTGGAATGGTCCGCAGGCAGCCTACGCCATGGCCCGTGAACAGGGGATTATTGACTAG
- a CDS encoding flagellin produces MLSLNTNVMSLIVQNNLRGSQQAMQTAMQRLSSGLRINSAKDDAAGQAIANRMTAQIKGMTQAIRNTNDGISMVQTAEGSLNQINDNLQRIRELSVQAANGTNSSDDLVSIQDEIDQRLEEIERIAEQSNFNGIGLIDESKSLNIQVGANDGNVIAVRFEGMSLLALGLEGFSVLEGSATESPLAAMDDAIKRVDRQRSYMGAVQNRFESVIDGLNTNIINSSAARSRIQDADYAKEVSNLIRAQILQQVGIAMLAQANQQPQMILRLLERL; encoded by the coding sequence TTGCTCAGCCTAAATACCAATGTGATGTCGCTTATCGTGCAGAACAATCTGCGCGGCAGTCAGCAGGCCATGCAGACAGCCATGCAGCGTCTCTCTTCAGGGCTGCGTATTAATAGCGCCAAGGATGATGCCGCCGGTCAGGCGATTGCCAATCGTATGACCGCGCAAATCAAAGGCATGACCCAGGCGATCCGTAACACCAATGATGGCATTTCAATGGTGCAGACGGCGGAAGGCTCACTCAATCAGATTAACGACAACCTGCAGCGTATCCGTGAGCTGAGTGTACAAGCGGCTAACGGCACGAACTCTTCCGATGACCTTGTTTCTATCCAAGACGAAATCGATCAACGTTTAGAAGAGATTGAGCGCATCGCCGAGCAGAGTAATTTCAACGGCATTGGGCTGATTGATGAGTCAAAATCGTTAAATATTCAGGTGGGTGCTAACGATGGCAATGTCATTGCGGTGCGTTTTGAAGGGATGAGCTTGCTGGCGCTGGGCCTGGAGGGCTTTAGCGTTTTGGAAGGAAGCGCGACAGAGAGCCCGCTGGCGGCCATGGATGACGCTATCAAGCGCGTAGATCGTCAGCGCAGCTATATGGGCGCCGTGCAGAATCGCTTTGAAAGCGTGATTGATGGGCTTAATACCAACATTATCAACAGTTCCGCTGCCCGGTCGCGCATTCAGGATGCCGACTACGCTAAGGAAGTCTCCAATCTTATTCGTGCACAGATCCTGCAGCAGGTAGGCATCGCTATGTTAGCCCAGGCCAACCAGCAGCCGCAGATGATTCTGCGGCTTCTGGAAAGGTTATAA
- the folK gene encoding 2-amino-4-hydroxy-6-hydroxymethyldihydropteridine diphosphokinase, which produces MPPMSLPSEHAAQLHECFISLGSNIDPDHYFVQALEIISRECVLLARSKAIRTAPVGYQHQPDFLNAALLVNTPLEREAFRNYLKGVEDRLGRVRGAIKSGPRTMDLDIVAWDGEIVDDGYFQHDYVRKPIDEVLISSGRTLEPSKHL; this is translated from the coding sequence ATGCCACCCATGTCTTTACCTTCCGAACATGCCGCTCAGCTTCATGAGTGTTTTATCTCACTGGGATCCAATATCGACCCTGACCACTATTTCGTTCAAGCACTTGAGATTATCAGCCGCGAGTGCGTGTTGTTGGCACGTTCAAAAGCTATTCGTACAGCGCCTGTGGGGTACCAGCATCAGCCCGATTTCTTGAACGCCGCACTGTTGGTGAACACGCCGCTTGAACGTGAAGCGTTTCGCAATTATCTCAAAGGGGTAGAAGATCGTCTGGGCCGTGTGCGAGGTGCAATTAAATCGGGCCCGCGGACTATGGATCTAGATATCGTGGCGTGGGATGGGGAGATCGTTGATGATGGCTACTTCCAGCACGACTACGTGAGAAAACCGATCGATGAAGTACTGATTAGCAGCGGCCGCACCCTGGAACCTTCAAAGCACTTATGA
- a CDS encoding SDR family NAD(P)-dependent oxidoreductase: MHQQAALVTGGATRLGRFFSEALADAGFDIALHVNRSREEAEEVANSIRTKGRECEIFHCDFLSDEPRDLIQAAKSRFPGLNLLLNSASAYEPALIAATELAMLETQFRVNMFTPLLLTRHFAKEVKEGQVINIIDNKVAYHQYPYAAYLLSKKSLAEMTRMAALEFAPRIRINGIAPGVVLPASQRTSAYIEWRIEGIPLKRQGHPDHLVQALHYLLDNPFVAGQILFVDGGESINLEGRHSENYSA; encoded by the coding sequence ATGCACCAACAAGCTGCTCTGGTAACCGGCGGTGCTACCCGCTTGGGCCGATTCTTCTCCGAAGCGTTGGCTGATGCCGGTTTCGATATTGCACTACACGTTAATCGCTCCCGCGAAGAGGCGGAAGAGGTCGCCAACAGCATTCGCACAAAAGGACGGGAGTGTGAAATATTTCACTGCGATTTTTTAAGCGATGAACCGCGAGATTTAATTCAGGCAGCAAAAAGCCGTTTTCCTGGGCTTAATTTGCTGCTGAACAGCGCCTCTGCCTACGAACCTGCGCTGATCGCGGCGACCGAGCTGGCGATGCTGGAGACGCAGTTTAGGGTCAATATGTTTACCCCACTACTGCTGACACGCCACTTTGCCAAAGAGGTGAAAGAGGGCCAGGTGATTAATATCATCGATAACAAAGTGGCCTACCACCAATACCCTTACGCGGCGTATCTGCTATCTAAAAAAAGCCTGGCGGAGATGACTCGTATGGCGGCTCTGGAGTTCGCACCGCGCATTCGCATTAACGGCATCGCCCCCGGCGTGGTACTGCCCGCTTCCCAGCGCACTAGCGCCTATATCGAGTGGCGTATTGAAGGCATTCCGCTCAAGCGCCAGGGTCACCCCGACCATCTTGTACAAGCTTTGCACTACTTGTTGGACAATCCCTTTGTAGCGGGGCAGATTCTGTTTGTCGATGGCGGGGAGTCAATCAATTTAGAGGGGCGTCACTCGGAAAATTACTCTGCTTGA
- the ybiO gene encoding mechanosensitive channel protein, with the protein MKPLRLLPWLGVWLLAMVAIMATPAMAQSTSSESASADAASSSEAAPTSYEALANLLEDEQSRQELIEMLRNQASALPEGVATELSPEAAAQGSEIAPEDVSLPRQLAELTSRVVSDVGGQFEQVVGIVGGLLAGQEGDSVFDMGAFTSAAINLGMVIVATFALFMIVRRLAKPLFTKISGWSLNGNNLTPVLRLVVCVAIAAVIDVLLVGLAYVGGNLLATFAIGEAGELSTRASLFLNAFLIIELLKAGVRMLFSSRYEGLRLLPISAQEASYWNRWLARLIGMVGYGLMVVVPLVNFYVAASLGQAVGTLIMLLAFIYAVVVVLRNRTRLRDNLNEMAAKSTLTASRVSLQLFARTWHLFALLYFLIVFVLTLTRPGDALPFVMYATLKSLAAIVVGLLVSSFLTQTIGRRITLSDDLRRKLPLLEKRLNSYVPNALRVLRTIILIVVIMLVLNAWGAFDLAAWYASEGGAVLVGNLTSVAVILIVALAVWLGLASLIEHKLNPETGYGEPSARAKTLLSLFRNALAIAMVTITGMIVLSEIGINIGPLIAGAGVLGLAIGFGAQKLVQDVITGVFIQVENAMNTGDVVTVGGVTGTAERLSIRSVGIRDLSGTYHIVPFSSVDTVSNYMREYGNHVGEYGIGYNESIDEAIEQLKLAFEDLKASEEFGTKLLADLTVAGVTALADSSVNIRVVIKTTPGDQWAVGRAYNRLVKLRFDEAGIEIPFPHTTLYFGDNKNGNPPPAHVRVLESTAKEKKVEESAVATPAAKSDTPEGVQQTNEPDHLKPDHDDVDET; encoded by the coding sequence GTGAAGCCACTTCGTTTATTACCCTGGCTAGGTGTCTGGCTGTTGGCAATGGTTGCCATCATGGCCACGCCAGCAATGGCGCAGAGCACGTCAAGTGAGTCGGCCAGCGCCGATGCGGCATCCTCATCTGAGGCAGCGCCGACGTCCTACGAGGCGCTGGCAAACCTGCTGGAGGATGAGCAGTCGCGGCAAGAATTGATTGAAATGTTGCGTAATCAAGCCTCAGCGCTGCCCGAAGGTGTTGCTACAGAACTCTCCCCGGAAGCGGCTGCTCAAGGCAGTGAGATAGCACCGGAGGATGTTTCGCTGCCGCGCCAACTCGCTGAGCTCACCAGTCGTGTGGTCAGCGATGTGGGAGGCCAGTTCGAGCAAGTGGTAGGCATTGTTGGTGGGCTGTTGGCGGGTCAAGAGGGCGACAGTGTCTTTGATATGGGCGCGTTCACCAGTGCGGCGATTAATTTAGGCATGGTGATTGTCGCCACCTTTGCGCTGTTTATGATTGTTCGACGGTTAGCTAAGCCGCTGTTTACTAAAATCAGCGGCTGGTCGCTGAATGGCAACAATTTAACCCCCGTTTTACGTTTGGTTGTCTGCGTTGCAATTGCGGCGGTCATCGATGTGCTGCTTGTCGGCTTGGCCTATGTGGGTGGTAATCTGCTGGCCACCTTTGCGATTGGTGAAGCCGGGGAGCTTTCGACCCGTGCCTCTTTGTTTTTAAATGCGTTCTTGATTATTGAACTGCTCAAAGCCGGTGTGCGGATGCTGTTCTCTTCGCGCTACGAAGGGCTGCGCTTACTGCCTATTTCTGCTCAGGAAGCCTCCTACTGGAATCGCTGGCTAGCCCGTTTGATCGGCATGGTTGGTTACGGTCTGATGGTGGTAGTACCGCTGGTTAACTTCTACGTGGCGGCCTCGCTGGGGCAAGCGGTCGGCACGCTGATTATGCTGTTAGCATTTATCTACGCAGTGGTCGTAGTACTAAGAAACCGCACCCGCCTGCGCGACAACCTGAACGAGATGGCGGCAAAATCAACGCTGACTGCCAGCCGCGTCTCGCTGCAGCTATTTGCGCGTACCTGGCACCTGTTCGCGCTGCTCTATTTCTTGATCGTATTTGTGCTGACGTTAACGCGACCCGGCGATGCGCTGCCGTTTGTAATGTACGCCACTCTGAAGTCGCTGGCCGCTATTGTCGTTGGGCTCTTGGTGTCGTCTTTCCTCACCCAGACCATTGGCCGTCGGATTACTCTGTCGGACGATCTGCGGCGAAAACTACCGCTGCTTGAAAAGCGCTTGAACAGCTATGTACCCAATGCACTTCGCGTGCTGCGTACGATCATTCTGATCGTGGTCATCATGTTGGTGCTGAACGCCTGGGGCGCCTTTGATCTTGCTGCTTGGTATGCTTCTGAAGGCGGTGCCGTGCTGGTCGGCAATCTGACCAGCGTGGCGGTGATTTTGATCGTGGCGCTCGCCGTTTGGCTGGGGCTGGCGAGCCTTATTGAGCATAAGCTCAATCCGGAAACCGGCTACGGAGAGCCGTCGGCGCGGGCGAAAACCCTTCTCAGCCTATTTCGCAATGCCCTGGCGATCGCCATGGTGACGATAACCGGCATGATCGTGCTGTCGGAAATTGGCATCAATATCGGCCCGCTCATTGCCGGTGCCGGTGTGCTTGGTTTGGCGATTGGTTTTGGCGCCCAGAAGCTGGTGCAGGACGTTATCACCGGGGTGTTTATCCAGGTTGAAAATGCCATGAATACCGGGGATGTGGTAACGGTCGGTGGCGTGACGGGCACCGCCGAGCGGCTTAGTATCCGCTCTGTAGGGATTCGCGATTTGTCCGGGACTTATCACATCGTGCCGTTCTCCAGCGTGGATACCGTATCTAACTACATGCGCGAGTACGGCAACCATGTGGGCGAATACGGCATTGGCTATAACGAGAGCATTGACGAAGCCATTGAGCAGCTCAAACTGGCCTTTGAGGATCTCAAAGCCAGCGAAGAGTTCGGTACCAAGCTGCTGGCTGATCTCACCGTTGCGGGGGTTACCGCCCTGGCAGATAGCTCTGTGAACATCCGTGTGGTGATTAAAACCACGCCGGGTGATCAGTGGGCCGTCGGCCGCGCCTACAATCGTCTGGTTAAACTGCGCTTTGATGAGGCGGGTATCGAGATCCCCTTCCCGCACACCACGCTCTACTTTGGCGATAACAAAAACGGCAATCCACCGCCTGCCCATGTGCGGGTATTGGAGTCGACTGCTAAAGAGAAGAAGGTGGAGGAGTCAGCAGTTGCTACGCCAGCTGCTAAGAGCGACACTCCAGAAGGAGTGCAGCAAACCAACGAGCCTGATCATCTGAAACCCGACCACGATGATGTCGATGAAACCTAA
- a CDS encoding YqaA family protein, whose translation MLSLFFVALVSATLLPGGSEVWLARLWCLGEPPLGLWLVATAGNTLGSMINVVMGRYARQFQDRRWFPASPRSLARAEGWYHRFGELSLLISWAPIIGDPLTVLAGVFRLPWWRALTWIVVAKGARYAVVLLLAQQWLVPLCQ comes from the coding sequence ATGCTAAGCCTGTTTTTTGTTGCCCTGGTCAGCGCAACGCTGCTGCCCGGTGGGTCGGAAGTGTGGTTAGCGCGGCTGTGGTGTCTCGGTGAGCCTCCGTTAGGGCTGTGGTTAGTGGCCACGGCGGGTAACACCCTTGGCAGCATGATCAACGTAGTAATGGGCCGCTATGCACGTCAGTTTCAGGATCGCCGTTGGTTCCCCGCATCGCCACGTAGCTTGGCTCGCGCAGAAGGCTGGTATCACCGCTTTGGCGAGCTGAGCCTGTTGATTTCCTGGGCGCCGATTATTGGCGACCCCCTCACCGTGTTGGCCGGCGTGTTTCGGCTGCCCTGGTGGCGGGCACTGACCTGGATCGTGGTCGCTAAAGGCGCGCGTTACGCCGTGGTGTTACTGCTGGCACAGCAGTGGCTAGTCCCGCTATGCCAGTGA
- a CDS encoding IclR family transcriptional regulator domain-containing protein encodes MSEAKRRTVGRPASTAKASGGHSQSLVRGLTLLEYLAASPLGLALSEVAEMAELAPSTTHRLLQALQSQGFVTQENEQGLWRIDVKTFRIGNSFLEARDVVATSRPFLRRLTAETGETANLGIRDGATAVFLAQHESPQMMRMITRLGSRAPLHASGVGKALLAWMPDDERAQLLDGRELARVTANTLYQPDTLGVEIEQIRAQGFACDREEHAVGLHCVAACVFDEHGVPLAAISVSGPVARIPEARLLTLGALVRQTADEITLQLGGQVPR; translated from the coding sequence GTGAGTGAAGCCAAACGCAGGACGGTCGGACGTCCGGCGAGTACCGCCAAAGCTAGCGGAGGCCACAGCCAGTCGCTGGTGCGTGGCTTAACACTGTTGGAGTACCTTGCGGCCAGCCCGCTTGGGTTGGCCCTTTCAGAAGTGGCAGAGATGGCCGAATTGGCGCCTTCTACCACCCACCGTTTGCTGCAAGCCTTGCAGAGCCAGGGGTTTGTGACCCAGGAGAACGAGCAGGGGCTATGGCGAATCGATGTTAAAACCTTCCGTATCGGCAATAGCTTTCTAGAAGCCCGCGACGTAGTGGCCACAAGTCGGCCCTTTCTGCGCCGCTTAACCGCTGAAACCGGTGAAACGGCCAACTTAGGCATCCGTGATGGGGCCACGGCGGTGTTTCTAGCCCAGCACGAGTCACCGCAGATGATGCGCATGATCACCCGCTTAGGCTCCCGCGCGCCGCTGCATGCCTCTGGGGTAGGTAAAGCACTGCTGGCGTGGATGCCCGATGACGAACGTGCGCAACTGCTGGATGGTCGTGAGCTGGCAAGAGTGACCGCCAATACGCTCTATCAGCCCGATACTCTGGGTGTGGAAATAGAGCAGATTCGCGCTCAAGGCTTTGCCTGCGACCGGGAAGAGCATGCCGTTGGCCTACATTGCGTGGCTGCCTGTGTGTTTGATGAGCACGGCGTGCCGCTGGCAGCGATCTCGGTTTCAGGCCCGGTGGCGCGAATTCCGGAAGCCCGCTTACTAACCCTAGGGGCGCTAGTCCGCCAAACGGCCGATGAGATAACCCTACAGTTGGGTGGGCAGGTGCCGCGTTAA